Proteins from one Streptomyces sp. NBC_00390 genomic window:
- a CDS encoding hemolysin family protein, with protein sequence MIAVQLFIGFLTLVVNAFFVGAEFALISVRRSQIEPEAQAGNRRARSVLWALEHVSVLLAAAQLGITACTLVLGIVAEPAIAHLLEPVFDALGVPHGAVHPISFVIALSLATYLHMLLGEMVPKNIALAEPVRSALLLGPPLVALARALRPVIFSINAMANGLLKLLRVETKDEVSATFSDDELASLVRDSGDAGLLDDRSAARLRDALELGRRPVRDVVMPVERVVYARAGTTPEQLELLSAESGFSRFPVIDDDRRILGYLHVKDALDAAPRDEPFPVSALRPIARVRATSPLDDVLTAMRRSRTHLAAVLDEEGRPEGLVTMEDILRELVGRPD encoded by the coding sequence ATGATCGCGGTCCAGCTCTTCATCGGTTTTCTGACGCTGGTCGTCAACGCCTTCTTCGTCGGCGCCGAGTTCGCGCTGATCTCCGTGCGGCGAAGCCAGATCGAGCCGGAGGCACAGGCCGGCAACCGGCGCGCACGCAGCGTGCTCTGGGCCCTGGAACATGTCTCGGTGCTGCTGGCCGCCGCCCAGCTGGGCATCACGGCGTGCACCCTCGTGCTCGGCATCGTCGCCGAGCCGGCCATCGCCCATCTGCTGGAGCCGGTCTTCGACGCGCTGGGCGTCCCGCACGGTGCGGTGCACCCGATCTCGTTCGTGATCGCTCTGTCGCTGGCGACCTATCTGCACATGCTGCTCGGCGAGATGGTGCCGAAGAACATCGCACTCGCGGAGCCGGTGCGCAGCGCGCTGCTGCTGGGCCCGCCGCTGGTGGCACTGGCCAGGGCCCTGCGCCCGGTGATCTTCTCGATCAACGCGATGGCGAACGGCCTGCTGAAGCTGTTGCGGGTGGAGACGAAGGACGAGGTGTCCGCGACGTTCTCGGACGACGAGCTGGCCTCACTGGTCCGTGACTCCGGCGACGCCGGACTGCTGGACGACCGTTCGGCGGCACGGCTGCGCGACGCACTGGAACTGGGCCGCAGGCCGGTACGGGATGTGGTGATGCCGGTCGAGCGCGTGGTGTACGCGCGCGCCGGGACCACCCCGGAGCAGTTGGAGCTTCTGTCCGCCGAGTCCGGGTTCTCGCGCTTTCCCGTCATCGACGACGACCGGCGCATCCTGGGCTACCTCCACGTCAAGGACGCCCTGGACGCCGCTCCGAGGGACGAGCCGTTCCCGGTCTCGGCGCTGCGCCCGATCGCCCGCGTCCGGGCGACCAGCCCGCTCGACGACGTGCTCACCGCGATGCGCCGCAGCCGCACCCACCTGGCGGCGGTGCTGGACGAGGAGGGCCGGCCGGAGGGCCTGGTGACGATGGAGGACATCCTGCGCGAACTGGTCGGCCGGCCCGACTGA
- a CDS encoding maleylpyruvate isomerase family mycothiol-dependent enzyme, whose amino-acid sequence MSDALLHALAEALADVVTSIDTCDDDVLDPDTAVKWLETTAYLLDRLPPADRRELAGLFREVAARHPEGAWRDDLLKVPEGFGLDDDQHELYCDGVEDLVRRFVEAVRDVDPATPVPTCPGWTFADLVKHHGTTHRWMEHLVRTRAAERVWSRDIPLDLPDHPAAYPEWLARSAEATLRTLRKVDPETPMWSHGAEQRVAFFPRRLLFEAQIHLADAELALGREPGIPAGTAADGIDEFLENLPHLGRIAEPVTRLPDGSLHLSATDTGGGWTITFGSAGYAWTRCGPAADAAAVCVQAPVADLLLLTYGRMRPDDVRFAVAGDRALLDAWVAATAL is encoded by the coding sequence GTGAGTGATGCACTGCTCCACGCTCTGGCCGAAGCACTGGCCGATGTGGTGACCTCGATCGATACCTGTGACGACGATGTGCTCGACCCGGACACCGCGGTGAAGTGGCTGGAGACCACCGCGTATCTGCTCGACCGGCTCCCGCCCGCCGACCGGCGTGAACTGGCCGGACTCTTCCGCGAGGTGGCGGCACGCCACCCGGAGGGCGCCTGGCGGGACGATCTGCTGAAGGTTCCCGAGGGCTTCGGCCTCGACGACGATCAGCACGAGCTGTACTGCGACGGCGTCGAGGACCTGGTGCGGCGCTTCGTCGAGGCCGTACGGGACGTGGACCCCGCGACCCCGGTGCCGACCTGTCCCGGCTGGACCTTCGCGGACCTGGTGAAGCATCACGGCACCACGCACCGCTGGATGGAGCACCTCGTACGGACCCGGGCCGCCGAGCGGGTCTGGTCACGGGACATACCCCTCGACCTGCCCGATCACCCCGCGGCGTACCCGGAGTGGCTGGCCCGCAGCGCCGAGGCGACGCTGCGCACCCTGCGCAAGGTGGACCCGGAGACCCCGATGTGGTCCCACGGCGCCGAGCAGCGGGTGGCCTTCTTCCCGCGGCGGCTGCTGTTCGAGGCGCAGATCCACCTCGCGGACGCAGAACTCGCCCTCGGCCGGGAACCCGGCATCCCGGCCGGCACCGCCGCTGACGGGATCGACGAGTTCCTGGAGAACCTTCCGCACCTGGGCCGGATCGCCGAGCCCGTCACCAGGCTGCCGGACGGCTCGCTGCACCTGTCGGCCACCGACACCGGCGGCGGCTGGACGATCACGTTCGGCAGCGCCGGGTACGCCTGGACCAGGTGCGGCCCCGCGGCCGATGCCGCCGCGGTGTGCGTCCAGGCGCCGGTCGCCGATCTGCTGCTGCTCACCTACGGCCGCATGCGCCCGGACGACGTCCGGTTCGCCGTCGCCGGCGACCGCGCCCTTCTGGACGCGTGGGTGGCGGCCACGGCGCTGTAG
- a CDS encoding antitoxin → MAKTQLNVRVDESTAEAARQRALQRGVSVNRYIEELVKQDAGEAGRTFVDAAADFMKQYESLFAEEFGDKR, encoded by the coding sequence ATGGCGAAGACCCAGCTGAACGTAAGGGTGGACGAGAGCACCGCCGAAGCGGCGCGCCAGCGGGCCCTGCAGCGCGGGGTGAGCGTGAACCGCTACATCGAGGAGCTCGTCAAACAGGACGCGGGCGAGGCGGGCCGCACCTTCGTGGACGCGGCCGCCGATTTCATGAAGCAGTACGAGTCGCTCTTCGCCGAGGAGTTCGGCGACAAGCGTTGA
- a CDS encoding ABC transporter permease, protein MLKATLRSFFAHKGRLLLSALAVVLSVAFVAGSLIFSDTVSRTFDRLFASTSADVTVSPKEGIGERLPRTGVVRTVPASLAKRIDAVEGVRAAHVEASVGSLTVVDADNEPVGPTTGAPTIATNWYVTDRSAVKLTSGRAPAGPGEALLDKDTADNKGVRIGDTLTVLAQPGSFPVKVVGIATFVTTNPGAALVFLDTATAQTELLGRPDRATSIAVDAADGVSDDVLKQRIAAALGDGYEYRTADEQAKSAAARLGGFLDVIKWVMLGFAGVAVLVGIFLIVNTFSMLIAQRTRELGLLRALGADRRQVRRSVLTEALLLGLVGSTVGLAAGIGLAAGLIELMSLFGMNLSATEMVVGVVTPVSAYAVGVAVTFVAAYLPARRAAQVSPMAALVDAEVAGVGRPLTVRAIAGSVVGAAGLAALGGCVVSERTATASSLLGLGVVLTLVAMVVAGPLLVRPVIRVLGGAFPRLFGPVGRMSQRNALRNPRRTGATAAALMVGLALVGGLSIASSSMTRSFDERIDRTLGADFVVQNTNFTPFPREITQKVEGVESAGTIVRQRFAPLALTLPDGKRVESTASGYDPQLDEAAHLTYASGDTAAALAPDSIALDRDFAAEHDVRIGSVLPAEFPGGQRTRLTVRALTDRDTSGGPGMEGGVFMGLATLEKYVPGGQEAAVYVNAADGSDPAELRKGLESALDPYPQVQVRDQADYKELVRRQISVMLYLVYALLGLAIMIAVLGVVNTLALSVVERTREIGLLRAIGLSRVQLRRMIRLESVVIAVFGALLGLALGVVWGVALQQVLALEGMAGFAVPWVTMVAVVVGSVVVGLVAAVLPALRASRMDVLTAIAHE, encoded by the coding sequence GTGCTCAAGGCGACGTTGCGGAGTTTCTTCGCCCACAAGGGGCGGCTGCTGCTGTCCGCACTCGCGGTGGTGCTCTCGGTGGCGTTCGTCGCCGGCAGCCTGATCTTCTCGGACACCGTCTCGCGCACCTTCGACCGGCTGTTCGCCTCGACATCCGCGGATGTCACGGTCTCGCCGAAGGAAGGCATCGGCGAACGGCTGCCGAGGACCGGTGTCGTACGGACCGTCCCGGCCTCGCTGGCCAAGCGCATCGACGCCGTCGAGGGCGTACGGGCGGCCCATGTCGAGGCGTCGGTGGGAAGCCTCACCGTCGTCGACGCCGACAACGAACCGGTCGGCCCGACGACCGGGGCGCCCACGATCGCCACCAACTGGTACGTCACCGACCGCAGTGCGGTGAAGCTCACGAGTGGTCGCGCGCCCGCGGGACCCGGGGAGGCGCTGCTGGACAAGGACACCGCCGACAACAAGGGCGTACGTATCGGGGACACCCTCACCGTCCTCGCGCAGCCCGGCTCGTTCCCGGTGAAGGTCGTCGGAATCGCCACCTTCGTCACCACCAACCCCGGTGCCGCGCTGGTCTTTCTGGACACGGCGACCGCCCAGACGGAGCTGCTCGGCCGGCCGGACCGGGCCACCTCGATCGCCGTCGATGCCGCGGACGGGGTGTCCGACGACGTGCTCAAGCAGCGGATCGCGGCCGCGCTCGGCGACGGCTACGAGTACCGGACCGCCGACGAACAGGCCAAGTCGGCCGCGGCCCGGCTCGGTGGGTTCCTCGATGTGATCAAGTGGGTGATGCTGGGCTTCGCCGGGGTCGCCGTACTCGTCGGCATCTTTCTGATCGTCAACACCTTCTCGATGCTGATCGCCCAGCGCACCAGGGAACTGGGGCTGTTGCGGGCACTGGGGGCCGACCGCCGCCAGGTGCGGCGCTCGGTGCTGACGGAGGCGCTGCTGCTGGGTCTTGTCGGCTCGACGGTGGGGCTGGCGGCCGGGATCGGGCTGGCCGCCGGGCTCATCGAGCTGATGAGCCTGTTCGGCATGAATCTGAGCGCCACCGAGATGGTGGTGGGTGTGGTGACCCCCGTGTCGGCCTATGCGGTCGGTGTCGCTGTCACCTTCGTGGCCGCGTATCTGCCGGCCAGGCGCGCGGCGCAGGTGTCGCCGATGGCAGCACTGGTGGACGCGGAGGTCGCCGGGGTGGGACGGCCGTTGACGGTCCGGGCGATCGCGGGGTCGGTGGTGGGCGCGGCGGGCCTGGCGGCTCTCGGCGGCTGCGTGGTCAGTGAGCGGACGGCCACTGCCTCCTCCCTGCTCGGTCTGGGTGTCGTGCTGACTCTGGTCGCCATGGTGGTGGCGGGACCGCTGCTGGTACGGCCGGTGATCCGGGTGCTGGGCGGCGCGTTCCCCCGGCTGTTCGGCCCGGTGGGGCGGATGAGCCAGCGCAACGCCCTGCGCAACCCGCGGCGTACGGGAGCCACCGCCGCGGCCCTGATGGTGGGCCTGGCGCTTGTCGGCGGTCTGTCGATCGCCAGCTCCTCGATGACCAGGTCCTTCGACGAGCGGATCGACCGGACGCTCGGAGCGGACTTCGTCGTGCAGAACACCAACTTCACTCCGTTTCCTCGGGAGATCACGCAGAAGGTGGAGGGCGTCGAAAGCGCGGGCACCATCGTGCGGCAGCGCTTCGCACCCCTCGCGCTGACCCTGCCGGACGGCAAGCGCGTGGAGTCGACCGCGTCGGGGTACGACCCGCAGCTGGACGAGGCCGCCCACCTCACCTACGCGAGCGGGGACACCGCCGCCGCGCTGGCGCCGGACAGCATCGCGCTGGACCGCGACTTCGCCGCCGAGCACGACGTACGGATCGGTTCGGTGCTGCCCGCCGAGTTCCCGGGCGGACAGCGGACGCGGCTGACGGTCCGGGCGCTCACCGACAGGGACACGAGCGGCGGGCCGGGGATGGAAGGCGGCGTGTTCATGGGTCTGGCCACCCTGGAGAAATACGTGCCGGGAGGCCAGGAGGCGGCGGTCTACGTCAATGCGGCGGACGGGAGCGACCCGGCCGAGCTGCGCAAGGGGCTGGAGTCGGCGCTCGACCCCTATCCGCAGGTGCAGGTGCGGGACCAGGCGGACTACAAGGAACTGGTCCGACGGCAGATCTCGGTGATGCTCTATCTGGTGTACGCGCTGCTGGGTCTGGCCATCATGATCGCCGTGCTGGGCGTGGTGAACACGCTCGCGCTGTCGGTGGTCGAGCGGACCCGCGAGATCGGGCTGCTGCGGGCCATCGGGCTGTCCCGCGTCCAGCTCCGGCGGATGATCCGGCTGGAGTCCGTGGTGATCGCCGTCTTCGGTGCGCTGCTGGGACTCGCGCTCGGTGTGGTGTGGGGCGTGGCCTTGCAGCAGGTGCTGGCGCTCGAGGGGATGGCCGGGTTCGCCGTGCCGTGGGTGACGATGGTGGCCGTCGTGGTCGGATCGGTCGTGGTGGGCCTCGTCGCGGCGGTGCTGCCCGCCCTGCGGGCCTCCCGGATGGACGTGCTGACCGCCATCGCGCACGAATAG
- a CDS encoding VOC family protein — protein MRARIDEIVFDCHDPVRLVRFWAALLGGDPVDREDDWSYVDPPECMRVAFQRVPEGKAAKNRLHLDLDAGDVVAAAAEAVGLGATRVGGVVTDEHGRFQVLQDPEGNEFCFVAALDG, from the coding sequence GACTGTCATGACCCGGTGCGACTGGTGCGCTTCTGGGCCGCGCTCCTCGGCGGCGATCCCGTGGACCGCGAGGACGACTGGTCGTACGTCGATCCGCCGGAGTGCATGCGGGTGGCCTTCCAGCGCGTACCCGAGGGCAAGGCGGCCAAGAACCGGCTCCATCTGGACCTCGATGCCGGTGATGTCGTGGCGGCGGCCGCCGAGGCCGTAGGGCTGGGCGCGACCCGGGTCGGCGGGGTCGTCACCGACGAGCACGGGCGTTTCCAGGTGCTGCAGGATCCCGAGGGGAACGAATTCTGCTTCGTGGCGGCGCTGGACGGCTGA
- a CDS encoding fic family toxin-antitoxin system, toxin component translates to MNLQIDLAWLLMVAEHKTPGDPQVTDWGALVAAVSRHDAEIFGVAVYSDPHARAAALLQLLLHVPALERSNAMFASAVAYGYLVASGLKVVTSPEQVRNLARLVKAGTADVRTIAEELRQWSR, encoded by the coding sequence GTGAATCTGCAGATCGATCTGGCATGGCTGCTGATGGTCGCCGAGCACAAGACCCCCGGTGACCCGCAGGTCACCGACTGGGGCGCGCTCGTGGCCGCCGTCAGCCGTCATGACGCCGAGATATTCGGCGTCGCCGTCTACAGCGACCCGCACGCCCGGGCCGCGGCGCTGCTCCAACTCCTGCTGCATGTGCCGGCGCTCGAACGCTCCAACGCGATGTTTGCCTCCGCCGTCGCCTACGGCTACCTGGTCGCCAGTGGCCTGAAGGTCGTCACCTCACCGGAACAGGTGCGGAATCTGGCCCGACTGGTGAAGGCGGGCACGGCTGACGTGCGGACCATTGCGGAAGAGCTACGGCAGTGGAGTCGCTGA
- a CDS encoding GNAT family N-acetyltransferase produces the protein MTDLHLRTAQAADAEAVLAFWKEAAEGTSITDDVDGVARLIARDPEALILAERDGLLVGSVIAGFDGWRCSLYRLAVLPSHRRQGISAALLDAAERRFHAVGGRRGDAMVLEASELAHQAWASAGYHREDHWRRWVKPFAQA, from the coding sequence ATGACCGACCTGCACCTGCGCACCGCCCAGGCCGCCGACGCCGAGGCCGTCCTCGCCTTCTGGAAGGAGGCTGCCGAGGGCACGAGCATTACCGACGACGTGGACGGAGTGGCCCGGCTCATCGCACGCGACCCCGAGGCACTGATCCTGGCCGAGCGCGACGGCCTGCTGGTCGGCTCTGTGATCGCGGGCTTCGACGGGTGGCGCTGCTCCCTGTACCGCCTCGCAGTGCTTCCCTCCCACCGGCGGCAGGGGATCTCGGCGGCCCTGCTCGACGCGGCGGAGCGGCGGTTCCACGCGGTGGGCGGCAGGCGCGGCGACGCCATGGTGCTGGAGGCGAGCGAGCTCGCTCATCAGGCGTGGGCGTCGGCCGGCTACCACCGCGAGGACCACTGGCGGCGCTGGGTGAAGCCGTTCGCCCAGGCGTAG
- a CDS encoding ABC transporter ATP-binding protein translates to MSTPVTAPTGDPAPEVPLAARARSLTKAYGTGETVVRALDGVDVDITRGRFTAVMGPSGSGKSTLMHCLAGLDTVSAGRVWLGDTEITSLKERELTRLRRDRIGFMFQAFNLLPTLNAAENITLPMDIAGRAPDREWVDQVIDTLGLRNRLSHRPAQLSGGQQQRVACARALASRPELIFADEPTGNLDSRSGAEVLGFLREAVDRLAQTVVMVTHDPGAAAYSDLVLFLADGRIVDVMSGPTAETVLERMKRFDTLRRS, encoded by the coding sequence TTGTCCACACCTGTCACTGCACCCACCGGAGACCCGGCCCCGGAGGTACCGCTGGCCGCCCGGGCGCGCTCGCTCACCAAGGCGTACGGGACCGGCGAGACGGTCGTACGCGCCCTGGACGGGGTCGATGTCGACATCACGCGCGGCCGGTTCACCGCGGTGATGGGGCCGTCGGGCTCGGGAAAGTCCACGCTGATGCACTGTCTGGCCGGACTGGACACCGTGTCCGCGGGCCGGGTGTGGCTCGGCGACACGGAGATCACCTCTCTCAAGGAGCGCGAGCTGACCCGACTGCGCCGGGACCGGATCGGCTTCATGTTCCAGGCGTTCAACCTGCTGCCGACCCTGAACGCCGCCGAGAACATCACGCTGCCCATGGACATCGCCGGTCGCGCACCCGACCGTGAGTGGGTGGACCAGGTCATCGACACGCTCGGCCTGCGCAACCGCCTCAGCCACCGGCCCGCTCAGCTGTCCGGCGGGCAGCAGCAACGGGTCGCCTGCGCGCGGGCGCTCGCCTCCCGGCCCGAGCTGATCTTCGCCGACGAGCCGACCGGCAATCTGGACTCACGCTCGGGCGCCGAGGTGCTGGGCTTCCTCCGGGAGGCCGTCGACCGGCTGGCGCAGACGGTCGTCATGGTCACCCACGACCCCGGCGCGGCCGCCTACTCCGATCTGGTGCTGTTCCTGGCGGACGGCCGGATCGTCGATGTCATGTCCGGCCCGACGGCAGAGACGGTCCTGGAACGTATGAAGCGTTTCGACACCCTTCGCAGAAGCTGA
- a CDS encoding SGNH/GDSL hydrolase family protein has translation MEMNANYTSFVAVGDSFTEGMSDLLPDGSYRGWADLLAARLAARSPGFRYANLAVRGKLIGQIVDEQIDTAAAMQADVVTLVGGLNDTLRPKCDMPRVCGLLEEAVERLAPSCGQLVLMRSPGRSGPVLERFRPRMEELFAHVDKLAARHGARVVDLYRSSALSDRRMWDVDRLHLTAEGHRRVAEAVWQTLGHEAEEDWQAPLTPAVPARWAERRGADLRFARQYLGPWIGRRLTGRSSGDGRPPKRAELLPYEPPLGLDEARS, from the coding sequence ATGGAGATGAATGCCAACTACACCAGTTTTGTCGCGGTCGGTGACTCGTTCACCGAGGGGATGTCCGACCTCCTTCCCGACGGTTCCTACCGAGGGTGGGCCGATCTGCTCGCAGCACGGCTGGCCGCGCGGTCTCCGGGCTTCCGTTACGCCAATCTCGCCGTGCGGGGGAAGCTCATCGGCCAGATAGTCGACGAGCAGATCGACACGGCGGCCGCCATGCAGGCGGATGTGGTCACCCTCGTGGGCGGGCTGAACGACACGCTGCGGCCCAAGTGCGACATGCCACGGGTGTGCGGGCTGCTGGAGGAGGCCGTCGAGAGGCTCGCACCGTCGTGCGGACAGCTGGTGCTGATGCGCAGCCCGGGCCGCAGCGGCCCCGTACTGGAGCGCTTCCGCCCACGCATGGAGGAGCTGTTCGCGCACGTCGACAAGCTCGCGGCCCGGCACGGTGCGCGGGTGGTGGACCTGTACAGGTCGTCGGCGCTGAGCGACCGGCGGATGTGGGACGTGGACCGGCTGCATCTGACAGCGGAAGGGCACCGCCGTGTCGCCGAGGCGGTGTGGCAGACGCTCGGGCACGAGGCCGAGGAGGACTGGCAGGCACCGCTGACGCCCGCCGTCCCGGCGAGGTGGGCCGAGCGGCGCGGCGCCGACCTGCGGTTCGCCCGCCAGTACCTGGGGCCCTGGATCGGCCGTCGGCTGACGGGGCGCTCCTCGGGCGACGGACGTCCGCCCAAGCGGGCCGAACTGCTCCCGTACGAGCCGCCGCTCGGCCTGGACGAGGCGCGTTCGTAG
- a CDS encoding class I SAM-dependent methyltransferase has protein sequence MPLRSTKVPHDAVHHPLFARFYARMSVAADTRGGIAAYRAELLGGLSGRVIEIGAGNGLNFVHYPMAVSEVVALEPERTLRKLAAEAALHAEVPVDVVPGAAEALPVKSEAFDGAVASLVLCSVRDLPRALSEIRRVLRPGGELRFFEHTLAKSPGLARTQRLLDRTVWPLMCGGCHTARDTIAAIEAAGFELGTHRRFRVPEGRVQLPTSPCVLGVARRPFGTDQGPAPR, from the coding sequence ATGCCGCTGCGCAGCACCAAAGTGCCGCATGACGCCGTCCACCATCCGCTGTTCGCGCGCTTCTACGCCAGGATGAGCGTGGCCGCGGACACCAGGGGCGGCATCGCCGCCTACCGCGCAGAGCTGCTGGGCGGACTGTCGGGCCGGGTGATCGAGATCGGCGCGGGCAACGGGCTGAACTTCGTGCATTACCCCATGGCCGTCAGCGAGGTCGTCGCACTCGAACCGGAGCGCACGCTGCGGAAGTTGGCCGCCGAGGCGGCGCTGCACGCCGAGGTCCCGGTCGATGTGGTGCCGGGCGCCGCCGAGGCGCTGCCGGTCAAGAGCGAGGCCTTCGACGGGGCCGTCGCGTCGCTGGTGCTGTGTTCGGTGCGGGATCTTCCACGGGCGCTGTCGGAGATCCGGCGGGTGCTGCGACCGGGCGGTGAGCTGCGCTTCTTCGAGCACACGCTGGCAAAGAGCCCGGGCCTCGCGCGTACGCAGCGGCTACTGGACCGCACGGTGTGGCCGCTCATGTGCGGCGGCTGCCACACCGCGCGGGACACGATCGCGGCCATCGAGGCGGCGGGGTTCGAGCTGGGCACGCACCGCAGATTCCGGGTGCCGGAAGGCCGTGTCCAGCTGCCGACGTCACCTTGTGTGCTGGGAGTTGCACGCCGTCCCTTCGGTACGGACCAGGGACCGGCACCACGGTGA
- a CDS encoding hemolysin family protein — translation MTEVLLLFVAVLLALACGGFVAAEFSLTTVERGELERAVERGERGASGALKAVRSLTFQLSGAQLGITVTNLVVGMLAEPSVAKLIRGPLEALGFSASVASSAALVIGTALSTVVLMVVGELVPKNWAISSPLAVAKVVATPQRVFTAAFRPLITHLNNTANRTVKRLGLEPTEELASARSPKELIALARHSAKAGALEADTAELFVRTLHLAELTAENVMTPRVQVTALDVLATAEDVANATRATGLSRFPVYRGSLDAVVGIAHIKDVLAVPAEHRPRHRVSELLREPLLVPETLTVDRLLDRLSGRSTMAVVIDEYGGTAGVVTLEDIVEEVVGEVRDEHDPHETPDLAPAGKDTDGRNLWSADGAARTDQLASIGLRVPDGPYETLAGLVATELGRIPVQGDRLDIDGWQLDVGDATGRRAARVLLHAPLKPVQDTAAGTDRSERGGRFGRGGRIDRAGAADQADGTGGSDGTGRGRSEEAGR, via the coding sequence ATGACCGAAGTGCTCCTGCTCTTCGTGGCTGTGCTGCTCGCGCTCGCCTGCGGAGGCTTCGTCGCGGCGGAATTCTCGCTCACCACGGTCGAGCGCGGTGAGCTCGAACGGGCGGTCGAGCGCGGCGAGCGCGGTGCGAGTGGCGCGCTGAAGGCCGTACGCAGCCTCACCTTCCAGCTCTCCGGCGCCCAGCTCGGTATCACCGTCACCAATCTGGTGGTGGGCATGCTCGCCGAGCCGTCGGTCGCCAAGCTGATCCGCGGGCCGCTGGAGGCACTCGGCTTCTCGGCCTCGGTCGCCTCCTCGGCCGCGCTCGTGATCGGCACGGCGCTGTCGACCGTGGTGCTCATGGTCGTCGGCGAGCTGGTCCCGAAGAACTGGGCGATCTCCTCGCCGCTGGCCGTCGCCAAGGTGGTGGCCACCCCTCAGCGGGTCTTCACGGCTGCCTTCCGGCCCCTCATCACCCATCTCAACAACACGGCGAACCGCACCGTGAAGCGTCTGGGGCTGGAGCCGACGGAGGAGCTGGCGTCCGCGCGCAGCCCCAAGGAGCTGATCGCGCTGGCCAGGCACTCCGCCAAGGCGGGGGCGCTGGAGGCGGACACCGCCGAGCTGTTCGTCCGCACCCTCCATCTGGCCGAGCTGACAGCGGAGAACGTCATGACCCCGCGGGTCCAGGTCACGGCGCTCGACGTGCTCGCGACCGCGGAGGACGTGGCCAACGCCACGCGGGCGACCGGACTGTCGCGCTTCCCCGTGTACCGGGGCAGCCTCGACGCCGTCGTCGGCATCGCACACATCAAGGACGTACTGGCGGTCCCGGCCGAGCATCGCCCCCGGCACCGGGTCTCGGAACTGCTGCGCGAGCCGCTGCTCGTACCGGAGACGCTGACCGTGGACCGGCTGCTCGACCGGCTCTCCGGCAGGTCGACGATGGCGGTGGTCATCGACGAGTACGGCGGCACGGCCGGTGTGGTCACGCTGGAGGACATCGTCGAGGAGGTCGTCGGCGAGGTGCGCGACGAGCACGACCCGCACGAGACACCGGATCTGGCTCCGGCGGGCAAGGACACGGACGGCCGCAACCTGTGGTCGGCGGACGGGGCTGCCCGCACCGACCAGCTGGCCAGCATCGGACTGCGGGTGCCGGACGGCCCGTACGAGACGCTGGCGGGACTGGTGGCGACCGAGCTGGGACGTATCCCGGTCCAGGGCGACCGTCTCGACATCGACGGGTGGCAGCTCGACGTGGGGGACGCCACGGGCCGGCGGGCTGCACGGGTGCTGTTGCACGCGCCGCTGAAGCCGGTGCAGGACACGGCAGCCGGGACGGACCGGTCCGAGCGCGGCGGCCGCTTCGGGCGGGGCGGGCGCATCGACCGGGCGGGTGCCGCGGACCAGGCGGACGGGACCGGCGGAAGCGACGGGACCGGACGCGGGCGCAGTGAGGAGGCCGGACGATGA
- a CDS encoding PP2C family protein-serine/threonine phosphatase gives MTLVTPVPGCVRCGGTVAPDGHCWDCGAAQPAFRSHVEITVPGGAAGISDRGKRRGINADAMALTTAGTWTIGVVCDGVSMSPRAERAAQVAAEVGAAALVELLGAGALPEVALSDAATRAGRAVAALAASVDAAPACTYVAGIAGPEGIWSAWVGDSRAYWLPDEGIGMALTEDDTGEHEALSAWLGADADEPVPRVRSYRPQAPGRLLLCTDGLWRYVPDADGLRATSTRGRRAPSAGGGLLDDARSLVGHALDAGGHDNITALLVPVRPGPPTGTATSPSGAAAGPA, from the coding sequence TTGACGCTCGTCACGCCGGTCCCGGGCTGTGTCCGGTGCGGAGGAACGGTCGCCCCCGACGGCCACTGCTGGGACTGCGGTGCCGCCCAGCCGGCCTTCCGCTCGCATGTGGAGATCACGGTGCCCGGCGGTGCCGCGGGAATCAGTGACCGCGGAAAGCGGCGCGGCATCAACGCCGACGCCATGGCGCTGACCACGGCCGGCACATGGACGATCGGCGTCGTCTGCGACGGCGTGTCCATGTCCCCCCGGGCGGAACGAGCCGCTCAGGTCGCGGCAGAGGTCGGCGCGGCCGCCCTGGTGGAACTCCTCGGGGCGGGCGCCCTGCCGGAAGTTGCGCTCAGCGACGCCGCCACCCGCGCGGGCCGCGCCGTCGCCGCCCTGGCCGCGTCGGTGGATGCCGCACCCGCCTGCACCTACGTCGCGGGCATCGCGGGTCCGGAGGGCATCTGGAGTGCCTGGGTCGGCGACAGCCGCGCGTACTGGCTGCCCGATGAGGGGATCGGGATGGCGCTGACCGAGGACGACACAGGCGAGCACGAAGCGCTCTCCGCCTGGCTGGGAGCCGACGCGGACGAACCGGTCCCGCGTGTCCGCAGCTACCGGCCGCAGGCACCCGGCCGCCTGCTGCTGTGCACCGACGGACTGTGGCGCTACGTGCCCGACGCCGACGGACTGCGGGCCACCTCCACCCGCGGCCGGCGGGCACCGTCCGCCGGCGGTGGCCTTCTGGACGATGCACGGTCGCTGGTCGGTCACGCCCTCGACGCCGGCGGGCACGACAACATCACCGCACTGCTCGTCCCGGTGCGGCCAGGTCCGCCGACGGGGACGGCGACGAGCCCCTCCGGCGCAGCCGCCGGCCCGGCATGA